The genomic window TTCCTCTTCTAATTGATAACGAGTCAGCAGAAATTGGGCAATTTCTTCTTTCTTCACTAAAGAAAATTTAATCAGCTGACAACGAGAAACTATTGTTTTCGGAATATTTTTTAAAGAATTAGCTAAAAGAATAATCAAACTTTTCGCCGGCGGTTCTTCAAGGATTTTTAAAAACGAATTAGCCGCATCTAAAGTCATTTCTTCCGCTTTCACTATTATAACAATTTTGTAAGAATCTGTAAAGCCGGTCCAGGCGAGTCTTTCTTTGATGTTTCTTATTTGATCGATGCTGATATTTTTTCTTCCTTCTTCTTTTCTAAGCCAAATGACATCAGGGTGAATGTTTTTTAAAAAATTTTGACAAGATTGACATTTTAAGCACGGTTTTTCTAGACCAGAGCAGATTAAAGAGAGAGTAAAAAATTTAGCCATTGTCTTTTTGCCTAAACCGGCCGGTCCATAAAATAAATAAGCATGAAAAATTTTTTGATTCTCAATACTCTTTTGTAAAAAATTAACAATATTTT from Patescibacteria group bacterium includes these protein-coding regions:
- the holB gene encoding DNA polymerase III subunit delta', with the protein product MRFNWPIVGHQNIVNFLQKSIENQKIFHAYLFYGPAGLGKKTMAKFFTLSLICSGLEKPCLKCQSCQNFLKNIHPDVIWLRKEEGRKNISIDQIRNIKERLAWTGFTDSYKIVIIVKAEEMTLDAANSFLKILEEPPAKSLIILLANSLKNIPKTIVSRCQLIKFSLVKKEEIAQFLLTRYQLEEEKAREISALSFGWPGRAIKFAEDKKFLNNYLADQKIFIEILEADSLDKRLKIVEKVIKREKIQEMIVNWQILIRDLIILQTKNQKLLVNLSFQHKLKKLIEKFSLEKIYQTEIRLNHLALYLNQNINLKLALDNFVINL